A part of Falco naumanni isolate bFalNau1 chromosome 19, bFalNau1.pat, whole genome shotgun sequence genomic DNA contains:
- the CDS2 gene encoding phosphatidate cytidylyltransferase 2 isoform X2 → MSELRQRLGREPGGAREAEEKESESENKLDGETASDSESKSEFGGSPAVPTSDDTPEVLNRALSNLSSRWKNWWVRGILTLAMITFFFIIIYLGPMVLMTIVMCVQIKCFHEIITIGYNVYHSYDLPWFRTLSWYFLLCVNYFFYGETVTDYFFTLVQREEPLRILSKYHRFISFALYLTGFCMFVLSLVKKHYRLQFYMFGWTHVTLLIVVTQSHLIIHNLFEGMIWFIVPISCVICNDIMAYMFGFFFGRTPLIKLSPKKTWEGFIGGFFATVLFGLLLSYVMSGYRCFTCPVEFNNDTNSFTVDCEPSELFQLQEYNIPLVLQSVVGWKTVRMYPFQIHSIALSTFASLIGPFGGFFASGFKRAFKIKDFANTIPGHGGIMDRFDCQYLMATFVNVYIASFIRGPNPSKLIQQFLTLRPDQQLHIFNTLKAHLVDKGMLGSLEDA, encoded by the exons GAGTCAGAGTCTGAGAACAAGCTGGATGGAGAGACGGCGTCAGACAGCGAAAGCAAATCCGAATTCGGAGGATCGCCCGCAGTGCCGACATCAGATGACACCCCAGAGGTCCTGAACAGAGCGCTCTCCAACCTGTCCTCAAG ATGGAAGAACTGGTGGGTAAGAGGCATCCTCACGCTGGCAATGATTACCTTCTTCTTCATCATCATCTACTTGGGACCCATGGTCTTAATGACAATA GTGATGTGTGTCCAGATCAAATGTTTCCACGAGATTATCACCATTGGCTATAACGTGTACCACTCGTATGACCTACCCTGGTTCAGGACGCTCAGCTG GTACTTCCTGCTCTGCGTAAACTACTTCTTCTACGGCGAGACTGTGACAGATTATTTCTTCACCCTGGTTCAGAGAGAGGAGCCCCTGCGAATTCTCAGCAAATACCACCGCTTCATTTCTTTTGCCCTATACTTGACAG GTTTCTGCATGTTTGTCTTGAGTCTGGTGAAGAAACACTATCGCCTCCAATTCTACATG TTTGGATGGACCCACGTGACGTTGCTCATTGTTGTTACCCAGTCGCACCTCATTATTCACAACCTGTTTGAAGGAATGATATG GTTCATCGTCCCAATTTCCTGTGTGATCTGCAATGACATCATGGCGTACATGTTCGGGTTCTTCTTTGGCCGCACGCCACTCATCAAG CTCTCCCCAAAGAAGACCTGGGAGGGTTTTATTGGAGGATTTTTTGCCACCGTTTTGTTTGGATTGCTG CTGTCCTACGTGATGTCTGGGTACCGGTGCTTCACCTGTCCGGTGGAGTTCAACAATGACACCAACAGCTTCACAGTGGACTGTGAGCCGTCCGAGCTGTTCCAGCTGCAGGAATACAACATCCCCTTGGTGCTGCAGTCTGTGGTGGGCTGG aagacagTCCGGATGTACCCCTTCCAAATCCACAGCATCGCACTGTCTACTTTTGCCTCCCTCATCGGGCCGTTCGGAGGCTTCTTTGCTAGTGGATTTAAGAGAGCCTTCAAAATCAAG GACTTTGCCAACACAATCCCAGGGCATGGAGGTATCATGGACCGCTTTGACTGTCAGTACCTGATGGCTACCTTTGTTAACGTGTACATCGCGAGCTTTATCAG agGTCCTAACCCAAGCAAACTGATCCAGCAGTTCTTAACCTTGCGGCCGGACCAACAGCTCCACATCTTCAACACACTAAAAGCACACCTTGTTGACAAGGGTATGTTAGGTAGTTTGGAGGATGCATAG
- the CDS2 gene encoding phosphatidate cytidylyltransferase 2 isoform X3, with product MITFFFIIIYLGPMVLMTIVMCVQIKCFHEIITIGYNVYHSYDLPWFRTLSWYFLLCVNYFFYGETVTDYFFTLVQREEPLRILSKYHRFISFALYLTGFCMFVLSLVKKHYRLQFYMFGWTHVTLLIVVTQSHLIIHNLFEGMIWFIVPISCVICNDIMAYMFGFFFGRTPLIKLSPKKTWEGFIGGFFATVLFGLLLSYVMSGYRCFTCPVEFNNDTNSFTVDCEPSELFQLQEYNIPLVLQSVVGWKTVRMYPFQIHSIALSTFASLIGPFGGFFASGFKRAFKIKDFANTIPGHGGIMDRFDCQYLMATFVNVYIASFIRGPNPSKLIQQFLTLRPDQQLHIFNTLKAHLVDKGMLGSLEDA from the exons ATGATTACCTTCTTCTTCATCATCATCTACTTGGGACCCATGGTCTTAATGACAATA GTGATGTGTGTCCAGATCAAATGTTTCCACGAGATTATCACCATTGGCTATAACGTGTACCACTCGTATGACCTACCCTGGTTCAGGACGCTCAGCTG GTACTTCCTGCTCTGCGTAAACTACTTCTTCTACGGCGAGACTGTGACAGATTATTTCTTCACCCTGGTTCAGAGAGAGGAGCCCCTGCGAATTCTCAGCAAATACCACCGCTTCATTTCTTTTGCCCTATACTTGACAG GTTTCTGCATGTTTGTCTTGAGTCTGGTGAAGAAACACTATCGCCTCCAATTCTACATG TTTGGATGGACCCACGTGACGTTGCTCATTGTTGTTACCCAGTCGCACCTCATTATTCACAACCTGTTTGAAGGAATGATATG GTTCATCGTCCCAATTTCCTGTGTGATCTGCAATGACATCATGGCGTACATGTTCGGGTTCTTCTTTGGCCGCACGCCACTCATCAAG CTCTCCCCAAAGAAGACCTGGGAGGGTTTTATTGGAGGATTTTTTGCCACCGTTTTGTTTGGATTGCTG CTGTCCTACGTGATGTCTGGGTACCGGTGCTTCACCTGTCCGGTGGAGTTCAACAATGACACCAACAGCTTCACAGTGGACTGTGAGCCGTCCGAGCTGTTCCAGCTGCAGGAATACAACATCCCCTTGGTGCTGCAGTCTGTGGTGGGCTGG aagacagTCCGGATGTACCCCTTCCAAATCCACAGCATCGCACTGTCTACTTTTGCCTCCCTCATCGGGCCGTTCGGAGGCTTCTTTGCTAGTGGATTTAAGAGAGCCTTCAAAATCAAG GACTTTGCCAACACAATCCCAGGGCATGGAGGTATCATGGACCGCTTTGACTGTCAGTACCTGATGGCTACCTTTGTTAACGTGTACATCGCGAGCTTTATCAG agGTCCTAACCCAAGCAAACTGATCCAGCAGTTCTTAACCTTGCGGCCGGACCAACAGCTCCACATCTTCAACACACTAAAAGCACACCTTGTTGACAAGGGTATGTTAGGTAGTTTGGAGGATGCATAG
- the CDS2 gene encoding phosphatidate cytidylyltransferase 2 isoform X1 has product MKGKMWKFGFILYSGAGLEEKLPLGKKESESENKLDGETASDSESKSEFGGSPAVPTSDDTPEVLNRALSNLSSRWKNWWVRGILTLAMITFFFIIIYLGPMVLMTIVMCVQIKCFHEIITIGYNVYHSYDLPWFRTLSWYFLLCVNYFFYGETVTDYFFTLVQREEPLRILSKYHRFISFALYLTGFCMFVLSLVKKHYRLQFYMFGWTHVTLLIVVTQSHLIIHNLFEGMIWFIVPISCVICNDIMAYMFGFFFGRTPLIKLSPKKTWEGFIGGFFATVLFGLLLSYVMSGYRCFTCPVEFNNDTNSFTVDCEPSELFQLQEYNIPLVLQSVVGWKTVRMYPFQIHSIALSTFASLIGPFGGFFASGFKRAFKIKDFANTIPGHGGIMDRFDCQYLMATFVNVYIASFIRGPNPSKLIQQFLTLRPDQQLHIFNTLKAHLVDKGMLGSLEDA; this is encoded by the exons ATGAAGGGCAAAATGTGGAAGTTTGGATTCATCCTGTATTCAGGAGCTGGACTGGAGGAAAAATTGCCACTGGGGAAGAAG GAGTCAGAGTCTGAGAACAAGCTGGATGGAGAGACGGCGTCAGACAGCGAAAGCAAATCCGAATTCGGAGGATCGCCCGCAGTGCCGACATCAGATGACACCCCAGAGGTCCTGAACAGAGCGCTCTCCAACCTGTCCTCAAG ATGGAAGAACTGGTGGGTAAGAGGCATCCTCACGCTGGCAATGATTACCTTCTTCTTCATCATCATCTACTTGGGACCCATGGTCTTAATGACAATA GTGATGTGTGTCCAGATCAAATGTTTCCACGAGATTATCACCATTGGCTATAACGTGTACCACTCGTATGACCTACCCTGGTTCAGGACGCTCAGCTG GTACTTCCTGCTCTGCGTAAACTACTTCTTCTACGGCGAGACTGTGACAGATTATTTCTTCACCCTGGTTCAGAGAGAGGAGCCCCTGCGAATTCTCAGCAAATACCACCGCTTCATTTCTTTTGCCCTATACTTGACAG GTTTCTGCATGTTTGTCTTGAGTCTGGTGAAGAAACACTATCGCCTCCAATTCTACATG TTTGGATGGACCCACGTGACGTTGCTCATTGTTGTTACCCAGTCGCACCTCATTATTCACAACCTGTTTGAAGGAATGATATG GTTCATCGTCCCAATTTCCTGTGTGATCTGCAATGACATCATGGCGTACATGTTCGGGTTCTTCTTTGGCCGCACGCCACTCATCAAG CTCTCCCCAAAGAAGACCTGGGAGGGTTTTATTGGAGGATTTTTTGCCACCGTTTTGTTTGGATTGCTG CTGTCCTACGTGATGTCTGGGTACCGGTGCTTCACCTGTCCGGTGGAGTTCAACAATGACACCAACAGCTTCACAGTGGACTGTGAGCCGTCCGAGCTGTTCCAGCTGCAGGAATACAACATCCCCTTGGTGCTGCAGTCTGTGGTGGGCTGG aagacagTCCGGATGTACCCCTTCCAAATCCACAGCATCGCACTGTCTACTTTTGCCTCCCTCATCGGGCCGTTCGGAGGCTTCTTTGCTAGTGGATTTAAGAGAGCCTTCAAAATCAAG GACTTTGCCAACACAATCCCAGGGCATGGAGGTATCATGGACCGCTTTGACTGTCAGTACCTGATGGCTACCTTTGTTAACGTGTACATCGCGAGCTTTATCAG agGTCCTAACCCAAGCAAACTGATCCAGCAGTTCTTAACCTTGCGGCCGGACCAACAGCTCCACATCTTCAACACACTAAAAGCACACCTTGTTGACAAGGGTATGTTAGGTAGTTTGGAGGATGCATAG